In Archangium violaceum, the following are encoded in one genomic region:
- a CDS encoding enoyl-CoA hydratase/isomerase family protein, which yields MEAGEVVVRYQAEGGQALLTIDRPKARNALSPEVLRGLLAGLERAEADPAARVVVLTGAGEKVFCAGGDLGQMGGEGGFLSTHEGRRVYGQLLLRLQDIRKPTVARVNGHALAGGLGLVLACDLAVAAEHAELGTPEIDVGLFPMMMMALLQRHVGRKRALEMVLTGERMPAREALALGLLNRVVPAAELDATVGGLAGKLAGKSQAVLALGRRAFFTAEDLPLPAAIEYLASQLSLNVLAEDAAEGVTAFIEKRPPKWNDR from the coding sequence ATGGAAGCAGGAGAGGTCGTCGTCCGGTACCAGGCCGAAGGCGGGCAAGCGCTCCTGACCATCGACCGGCCGAAGGCGCGCAACGCGCTCTCGCCGGAGGTGTTGCGAGGGCTGCTGGCCGGATTGGAACGCGCCGAGGCGGACCCCGCGGCGCGCGTGGTGGTGCTCACTGGCGCGGGGGAGAAGGTGTTCTGCGCCGGGGGAGACCTCGGGCAGATGGGCGGGGAGGGCGGTTTCCTCTCCACGCACGAGGGGCGCCGCGTCTATGGCCAGCTGCTCCTGCGGCTCCAGGACATCCGCAAGCCCACCGTGGCGCGCGTCAACGGGCACGCGCTCGCGGGTGGGCTGGGACTGGTGCTCGCGTGTGACCTGGCCGTGGCCGCCGAGCACGCCGAGCTGGGCACGCCGGAGATCGACGTGGGGCTCTTCCCCATGATGATGATGGCGCTGCTGCAGCGGCACGTGGGCCGCAAGCGGGCGCTGGAGATGGTGCTGACGGGCGAGCGCATGCCGGCCCGTGAGGCGCTCGCGCTGGGGCTGCTCAACCGCGTGGTGCCCGCGGCGGAGCTGGACGCGACGGTGGGCGGGCTGGCGGGGAAGCTCGCGGGCAAGAGCCAGGCGGTACTGGCCCTCGGACGCCGGGCCTTCTTCACCGCCGAGGACCTGCCCCTGCCGGCCGCGATCGAGTACCTGGCCTCCCAGCTGTCGCTCAACGTGCTGGCCGAGGACGCCGCCGAGGGTGTCACCGCGTTCATCGAGAAGCGTCCACCGAAGTGGAACGACCGCTGA
- a CDS encoding TetR/AcrR family transcriptional regulator, producing MSQRQSKTEEAGSREGERRRTILRAAIDVFARKGYHGCRIADVAREAGVAYGLVYHYFKNKDELLETVVETGWSGFISRLRTVVEGEGSSLEQKVRGIADVAFEAYRVDPRAVKVLILEVARSPAGTQIVSRQQAFLDTIRMAADMFRSAQATGELRADLDPMLCASLLVGSIELGLTAFVSGLMEDRSPEALERAKVQIAESFLHGVLPGAATSAEVSWKQERSSSGTRPKAGKRS from the coding sequence GTGAGTCAGCGGCAGAGTAAGACGGAGGAGGCAGGGAGCCGGGAGGGCGAGCGCCGCCGCACCATCCTGCGAGCGGCGATCGACGTGTTCGCGCGCAAGGGGTACCACGGGTGCCGCATCGCGGACGTGGCGCGCGAGGCGGGCGTGGCCTACGGGCTCGTCTACCACTACTTCAAGAACAAGGACGAGCTGCTCGAGACCGTCGTCGAGACGGGGTGGAGCGGTTTCATCTCGCGCCTGCGCACGGTGGTCGAGGGCGAGGGTTCCTCGCTCGAGCAGAAGGTGCGCGGCATCGCGGACGTGGCCTTCGAGGCCTACCGGGTGGATCCCCGCGCGGTGAAGGTGCTCATCCTGGAGGTCGCCCGCAGCCCCGCGGGGACGCAGATCGTCAGCAGGCAGCAGGCCTTCCTCGACACCATCCGCATGGCCGCGGACATGTTCCGCAGCGCCCAGGCCACTGGCGAGCTGCGCGCGGATCTCGACCCGATGCTCTGCGCCTCCCTCCTCGTGGGCTCCATCGAGCTGGGCCTCACCGCCTTCGTGTCGGGGCTGATGGAGGACCGCAGTCCCGAGGCGTTGGAGCGCGCCAAGGTGCAGATCGCCGAATCCTTCCTTCACGGCGTGCTTCCCGGCGCCGCCACTTCCGCGGAGGTGTCATGGAAGCAGGAGAGGTCGTCGTCCGGTACCAGGCCGAAGGCGGGCAAGCGCTCCTGA